The nucleotide sequence GAAGTCAATCGCCTCACGCATCCCGGGGTTGGAACGGCTCTGAGTTCCCGTCTGGACGATCCGTCCGTACTTCCGGGCAGCCTCGACAACGCGGCGTCCCTCGCTGACATTGTGACTGACCGGCTTTTCGACGTAGACGTCTTTTCCGGCCTGAATGGCCCAGATCGCAGCGAGTGAGTGCCAATGATTGGGGGTGGCGATCGACACGATGTCGATACTCTTGTCTTCAAAACACTTTCGCATATCGCTGAAGACGGCCGGGCGATGACCGGTCTTTTTCTCGATTTCGTCGGCACGGTTATTGAGCACCGTTTCGTCGACATCAACCAGGGCAACGATCTGACAATCGTCTCGTTCGCCGAATCCAGCCAGGTGCGCACCACCGCGCCCCTTGATGCCTACCACGGCAACTCGAAGTTTCTCGCCCTTGGGTGCATCGCCCTGGGCGAAGCACCTGGTGGAAGCCGAACCCGCCAGCGTCATCGCGGCTGTGGCAAACATCGACTTTTCAAGAAACTCACGGCGCGAAACATTCGTCATCGTTGCGATCCTCTTGGGAAATGCGAAAGGGTCAATTCAGCAATTCGCTAAGTGGATAGTTTAAGCGTCGACTGATGCAACCCGCAACCTGACGAAATCGCTCATCTCACCTTGGACGAGTGAAGTTCGCCGCAGGAAAACTTGTCTTCTGCGAAAGGGTCTTTCTGTTTCGATTTGCCCCCCGACATCGACTGACAACCGACAAGGCAAACCAGCACCAAACAAAGAGGAATCCAGCGCTGTGCCCGCAGGAAGTGTGCAATTCGTCGAGGTTGCTGCCGCGTCATTTTGAGTCCTTTCAGTGGATTAACGGTTCGGTTCGGGCCGATCCGCGGTTTCTACGGTCGACGAAAGTTGCGATTGAAGATTTCAGGGTCAAACGCATCGAACGGCTTCAGGGGAGTCGCTTTTGCTTCGCTCGACTCTGCTCCTAATTCACGGGGCCGTGTCCCTTTGGAAGCAAGTGATTCCGAAGAGTCTCCTTCGACCTCCAGATCTGTCGGTGCTGCTGGTGCTACATCGTCATCGTCTTCGGAAACGTCATCGCTCACGGATGAAGATTTCAATACGTCGGCTTCATGAACGACCTGAGCAATCCGTTTACTGGATTTTCTTTTGGGTTTGAATCCTGCCATGGAAGCAGGCTGATCACTGTCACGCGCATCGGGATTTTTCTCTCTGGCGACAGCAGCGGCCCAGGCTTTCAAAAGTTTCATCTGTTCCGCAGCGGCGGGTCCCACGAAAATCGTTCCCCGTCCCCCGTGGCTGGCTCGAGTCGGTTCCAGCAACGGGCTGCGAGCGACATCGTCCAGATCCAGTTGCTTCAGAACCTCTGCCAGATTTTTCTCGGTCGTCTGACGCGAGCCATTGCCGCCGATCCGGGCCGGATATAGGCGAAACTCGCTGGCAGTGGTCACTCCATGGCAGGAAGCATTTCCACACTTATTCAGCAACAGAGGCTGAATGCGGGAGGTAAAGAGAGTCGCCGACTCCTTGGACAACCCGCCCAGTGATTCTGCAGCCGGTTGCAAAAATCCTTCTGATGATTTTCGCGGTGACGTTGTTGGAAGTCCCTTGGGAGGGGTATTGATCCGAATGGTATCTGTCAGACGCTGCAGAAACCGCCGGGCCTGTTCATTCTCAGGATCGACTTTCAAACATTTTTTGAGCTCATCCTGCGCTTCATCGTACAGCCGATGAGAAACACACCACGTTGCGAGGTCGATATGCGTAGCGGGTGTGGGATGCACGACACTGTCGCGAAGTTTGCGATATCCTTCGTTGAGGTTGTCCACAACGAACTGCACTTCTTCGTTCCCGATCTGAAGCCGCCCGTTAGGTTGTTCGACGAGATATCCACCACCATTTCGACTGACGATGCCAGAGAGAATTCTCCCTGTGGTCAGCATCACAAGTCGCTCGCGCGGCTCGTCGTCATCGGCGGAAGCGGCGAAGAGCTCTGCCCGTGCAGCCAGACGGAAGAATCCGGCAAGCAAAAGCAAAGCGACAATCCACCGCGCAGCAACTGCGCCAGGAATCCGGTGAGGAACCATGTGATTGACTTGTGAAAAATTGACAGGACTTGGGGGAGAGGGTCGGACCGTAGCAAGTCATCAAAATTCGGTCAATGCGAGTCTCTCTGAGTCGTCGCGTGAGGCTCCCGAACTCTGCGTATGCCTACACAGGTACGCCACCAGCTCTGCCTGCGGACAAGCAGTCTCAGCGTCTACCAGACAGCATGCCTCTCGGCGGAAATTCCCCAATGTTGCCTCAACCCGTCTCAGACGAACCACGCGGTGCGAATGTGGAAGCAACTCAACTCATTCCCCCATCCTCGGCCTGCCCGACCAGATAGGGATCTCAGCTAATCCCTTTTGCCTTACGGGGACGGACTGCTTTTCCCGCGCATTGCGCTGCGAACCAGCGCGGAATCAGACGCGGGCCATGGCTGAGCAACGAGTTTTTCAAGCCATCGACAACCAGACTCCGCTTCCGATCGAGGCCCGCCAATGCTGTCTTGACAACGTCGGCCGCCGTTCGGGGCTTACCCAGTGCTGCTTCCGGCGCAACGGCTCGGTCAAAGAGTTCTGTCGCAGTGGTTCCGGGGCAGAGTGCCATCACGCAGACATTTCTGTCACGACATTCTTCCCAGAGCCCAATCGAAAAAGAAATGACAAAGGCCTTGCTGGCGGCATAGACTGCGAGGTACGGAATCGGTTGGAAGCCCGCGACGGAGGCGACATTGATTACTGCCCCTTGCTTGCGATTCAGCATTCCAGGGAGGAATGCGTGCGTCAGTGAGACCACGGCCGCGACGTTCACCATCACTTCGTCGTGATCCCGCTGCGGATCGATCGCTTCGAAATGACCGTGTGTCATAAACCCGGCGTTGTTGATCAGCAGATCGACGGAAAGATCTCGTTCGGTCACCGCGCTGACGATTCGGGAGGTGGCGTCGGACTGGCTCAGATCAGCAGAAATCACGGTTGCCTGGACCGGGTATCGACCCGTAATTTCCGTGGCAAGGTTCTGCAGTGCTTCTTTTGAACGAGAAACCAGAATGACCGACATCCCCCGGGCGGCAAGGGCCTTTGCAAACTCTTTTCCGATCCCCGATGACGCCCCTGTGATCAGCGCTGTCTTTCCCTGATATTGAAACATCGACTTCGCTCGCTCCTGTCAATTCACAACAACGCTTCTGTAAAAACGACACCCTCATTGAAGTGAGAAGGGGGGACAAGTTCCGTCGATGACCTGCGGTTCCCGCAGTGGCCTGGCAGGTCTCGGCAACGACTTCTGCGGATTTTGCCCCCCGGCCTGCTCGTGGCGACCGCGCGATTCAACACATGCCCTATCTCGCGAAGCCGTGCCCTCGTCGAAGTCGCTTAACTTCTGCCGCAGCAACGCCCACTGAACGGGAGGTCGGACAAGCTCACGATCTTCCGGTTCTCTTCAGGGTTTGTCAAAGAGGACGAATAACGCCCTGTCAGCAGGCCTGATCGCTCACGCTCAGATGCAAACCGACGCGGAAATTGATCATCGCAAGACAAGATATCAGCCAGCTTGACGTTGGCGTCTACTGGCCTGCCCGACCACGCCCCGTTACGGGACGTGCCCTCCTGCTTGGCGGTCTCGATACTCAAACACTTCCGCCCGTGAAAAGAGGTTCGATCACTTCGCCTGTATTCAAGCGGACACGGCGCCCCAGGCGGTCGTGAACTTCGGTTTCCAGCGGGACGCCTAGTGCCTGATAAATTGTGGCACCGATGTCATTGGGAGTGTAACGCCGGGACGTCGGGTAGGAGGCCGTGGCGTCCGAGCGGCCGATCACCTGACCGCCTTGTACGCCCGCCCCTGCGAACAGGCCGAAGAAGCAGGGGCCCCAATGGTCGCGTCCCTTTGTGCCGTTTATCTTGGGCGTTCTTCCGAACTCGCTGACGACAACGACAAGTGTTTCCTGCAACAGGCCACTGGACTCCATATCGTCGAGCAGTGCGGAAATGCCTTGATCGAACGGCGGCAGCAGATGATTTTTCAGTCCTTCACAATTGTTGTCGTGGGTATCCCAGCCATTCAGATTCACCTGCACGATGGGAACGCCAGCCTCAATCAGCCGCCGCCCCACCAGCAGTGACTGACCGCCAATGTTTCGGCCGTACTGATCTCGCACGCTGTCCGGGATCTTCTTCATGTCGAAGGCTTGAGTCAGGCGGCTGGACGTCAGCAGGTCGTAAGCCATGTGCTGACTCTTTTGCAACAGCCGTGACTGGCCAATATCGTCGAACGTACGCTGCTGGCGATTGACTTCATCCAGCAGCGAAAGCCGCCTTTCCAGGTGAGCTGCGTCGATCCCCTGTGCGAGCGTCAGCTCCGTAACACGAAAATCCGGATGACTAGGATCGCCGTTGACGAACCAGGGATCGTGCGAAGCTCCCAGAAATCCCGCGAGCTGACCCGGCCAGACAAGCGGGCCCGCCTGAAGGAAGTTCGGCAGCGTCACTCCACAGGGAAGTCCTTCAGGGGCTCGCTGCAGGTACGACAAAGCCGCTGCATAGTGAGGCCAGTCCTCGCGAGAAGCACTCTTGTCGAAGAAGCCACCAGGTTGTTTCTCACCCGTCGTGATGTGGTGAGCTGACTGTGTATGATTGTTGTCGTCATGCGAGAAGGACCGCACGACCGCGTATTTGTGGGCGCGCGAGGCCAGTTGCGGCAGATGCTCGCAGATGGAATAACCGGGTATCGATGTGGCGATCGGCTTAAACTCGCCGCGAATCTCTTGCGGAGCCTCCGGTTTCATATCGAACGTGTCGATATGGCTCATGGCTCCACTGAGAAAAACCAAAAGAACAGATTTTGGCTTCTGATTGGAGCTCCCTTCTGCGGCTGCAGCGGCTTTCTCACGACCGGCCAGGATCGACGTTAAACCGACTCCGAACAGGCCGGAATATCCCGCCTGCAATAAGCCGCGGCGCGTACACTGCCCCAATGCCTGATCCAATGACTTCATCGGTTCTCTCAATTCACTGTTCTGGATGACATAATCGCCGCCCGTCAGTCTAGAGGACCAGGTACGACAGTTCTATCCCATCCGCGACGGCTCCTGACTTTCGTGACCGCAAATTTGTTTCCCGTCGAACGAAGCCGTGGTCGTGCCATGTTTCGTGCCATGTTGGCAGTCACCTGGTCAGTCTTTCTGATCGATCATTCAGGCCAGCTCCGGGAAACTCCTGATCGCATTCGATTTCATTTGATCTCAGCGATTGTTAGCTTGCCGGTGGGGATCTTTCCGGATCCATGCCGCAGTAGATCGTTAGGTTGCGACGGGCAGTTTCAAAAGGTCCACTTCGCGCTGCTGTGAGCAATTCATTTATTCAACCGATTCGGACGCACAGGAGGCCGTTGAATGAGTTCGATGCGATGGATCATGGTTCTGGGCTGTTTGTTGATATTGAGTTCCTCCCCTTCACTTCGTGCGCAAGATTCCTCGACGGAAGACGCCGCGATTGAATCGACCACAGACCGGGTTGGCCGAACGCGGGAAGATGCAATCGTAACCCCGGTCAACCAGTTGCTGACCCCGTTCGGACGGCAGGTTGAGTTGGCGGGACTTCGGCCTCAGGCCCTGGCACTGTCTCCTGACGGTGCATTGCTGGTCGCATCCGGAAAATCGAGTGAGCTCATCGTCATCGCCCCCGAATCAGGACAAATCCTGCAGCGAGTCCTGTTCCCGAATGAAGCACAGGAACAACCGCCCGCCGATGTTGTTTCGCCCAACATTCTTGCTCCCGATCGAGGGGGTCAGGTCAGCTTCACCGGCCTGATCTTTTCTCCAGACGGTAAGCAAATTTTCCTCAGCAATGTGAACGGTTCGATCAAGGTCTTCACCGTGAGTGAAGCGACGGGGACGGAAGCTCCCAGCGTCAAGGCGTCGCATACAATACCGCTGCCCCCTGCCAATGCGCCGCGACGCCGTGCCGAGATTCCCAGTGGATTAGCCGTCACACCTGACGGATCGAAGCTTTATGTTTGCGGCAACCTGTCGAACCAGTTGCACGAAATCGAACTCGCAACTGGCAAGACACTTCGCAGCATCGAGGTGGGGGCCGCTCCGTATGACGTGGTTCTGGCCGGTCACAAGGCCTTCGTCAGTAATTGGGCCGGACGACGCCCCGGCTCCGACGCCCCCAAGGGGCCTGCGGGCAGAGGAACAGAAATTCGGGTCGATCCCGTTCGCCACATCGCCAGCGAAGGCTCGGTCAGCATCGTGAAGTTGAATGGCGAACCCGAGACAACGGAACTGGTTGTCGGTCTGCACGCGAGCGGCCTGGCAGTCTCTCCGGACGGTCACTACGTCGTCTGTGCCAATGCAGGAAGCGACCATCTCAGCATCATCAATGTCGCTGAAGAGAAAGTGGTTGAAACGGTCTGGGCCAAGGCCAAGCCATCTGATCTGTTCGGAGCCTCCCCCAACGCAATCACATTTCATCCGTCAGGAGAGACCTTGTATGTCGCGAACGGCACCCAGAATTCGATTGCCGTCATCGAATTCGATCCGGAGGACAAAGGAGAGACCCATCTGACGGGCCTGATACCGGTCGGCTGGTTTCCCGGTGCCGTGGTGTTTGATCCACATCGGAATGCCCTTTACTGTGCCAATATTAAAGGACTGCCAATGGCACCGAAAAAACAGGCGGGAGGGGCCGAGGGCTACAACACGCATCACTATCACGGGTCACTCTCGCTGATGCCATTACCGGACGACGAGCAACTGGCCCTGCTGTCGGAACTGGCAGCTCGAAACATGCGCCGAGGCGCGATCGCTCAGGCGGCTCTCCCCGCGCGTCCCGATCAACTGCCTCGGCCGGTTCCAGAGCGGATCGGCGAACCGAGTCTGATTAAACATGTCGTGTACGTCATCAAAGAAAATCGGACGTATGACCAGGTCTTCGGAGCACTCGATAAAGGGGTCGGCCGTGCAGATCTCTGCATCTTCGGTGAAGAAATCACTCCTAATCAGCACAAAATGGTGCGTGAGTTCGTCCTGCTCGACAACACCTACTGCTCTGGAATTCTGAGTGCCGATGGACACCAGTGGAGCACCACGGCATTCAGTACGGATTACATGGAGAAAAGCTTTGCCGGGTTTCCCCGGAGCTACCCCGACGGGATGGGTATCGATGACATTGACGCGATCGCGTATTCACCCGCCGGCTTCCTCTGGGACAACGCATTGGCCCATGGCATCTCGATTCGGAACTACGGCGAATTCATGATGCCGAAGGTCCGCTGGAGCGATCCTCAGAAGAAGGGGGTTCCTGACTATCTCGCCTGCTACCGAACGTGGAAAGGGGAGTCAAAGGAAGTCATCTTCGAAAGCGAACCCGGGATCGAATCGATCCGCCCGTTCTCACCGACAGACTACGTCGGTTGGGAGATGGCCGTCCCCGACCAGTACCGGGCAGACTTCATTCTGAAAGAGCTTGAAAAGTACGAGGCCGAAGGGACGTTTCCACAGCTCGTCATTATCTGCCTTCCGAATGATCACACCAGCGGAACGTCGCCCGGATCGCCGACCCCCGCTTCATGTATGGCGGACAACGACCTGGCTTTTGCCCGTATCGTAGAGGGTTTAAGTCGTTCGCGGTTCTGGAAAGAAATGGCCATTTTCGGAATTGAAGACGATCCTCAAAATGGCTGGGATCACGTCAGTGGCTACCGCACGACGGCCTACTGCATCAGCCCCTACGCCAAGCGAGGCGAAGTCATCAGCACGCAGTACAATACCACAAGCATTCTGCGAACGATGGAACAGATTCTCGGGCTGCCGCCGATGAACCAGTTTGATGCCAGCGCCACGCCGATGTTTGACTGCTTTACCGAGACTGCCGACTTGACTCCTTTCACCGCAGTTCCGAACAAGGTGCCGCTGGACCAGATGAACCCGAAACCGAACGCGATTCGAAATCCCATTCTGCGGGATGACGCGATCGAGTCCGCCAGTTTGAATTTCCGCGAGATCGACAAGGCGCCAGAAGATGTTCTCAACCGCATTCTCTGGCGATCACAGAAAGGAACAGAAGTCCCGTATCCAGAGTGGGCAGTGACTCTGGTCGAAGATGATGACGACGACGACTAAAATCGTCCCGTCCAGGTGGGGTGCCTCCAGAGCGGACGAACGGTTGCAGGTTCGGACCAAGCTTCACAGCAACTTCTCGATTCGGGCACCACTCATGCAGAAATGAACGAGTTGAAAGGGGAGCTACCGTCACCAAAAGCGAGCGGCCAGGCATTCGCACGTGATGCTTATCCCAGATCGAATGGGCCCCCGGCAGAAATGGCAGTGGGCTGTCGGGCTTGATGCTTCCCTCAAATGATCTCCGGGTTTCTGACGCCGTTGCCCTCTCGGATCTGGC is from Schlesneria sp. DSM 10557 and encodes:
- a CDS encoding DUF1501 domain-containing protein, translating into MKSLDQALGQCTRRGLLQAGYSGLFGVGLTSILAGREKAAAAAEGSSNQKPKSVLLVFLSGAMSHIDTFDMKPEAPQEIRGEFKPIATSIPGYSICEHLPQLASRAHKYAVVRSFSHDDNNHTQSAHHITTGEKQPGGFFDKSASREDWPHYAAALSYLQRAPEGLPCGVTLPNFLQAGPLVWPGQLAGFLGASHDPWFVNGDPSHPDFRVTELTLAQGIDAAHLERRLSLLDEVNRQQRTFDDIGQSRLLQKSQHMAYDLLTSSRLTQAFDMKKIPDSVRDQYGRNIGGQSLLVGRRLIEAGVPIVQVNLNGWDTHDNNCEGLKNHLLPPFDQGISALLDDMESSGLLQETLVVVVSEFGRTPKINGTKGRDHWGPCFFGLFAGAGVQGGQVIGRSDATASYPTSRRYTPNDIGATIYQALGVPLETEVHDRLGRRVRLNTGEVIEPLFTGGSV
- a CDS encoding SDR family NAD(P)-dependent oxidoreductase, which encodes MFQYQGKTALITGASSGIGKEFAKALAARGMSVILVSRSKEALQNLATEITGRYPVQATVISADLSQSDATSRIVSAVTERDLSVDLLINNAGFMTHGHFEAIDPQRDHDEVMVNVAAVVSLTHAFLPGMLNRKQGAVINVASVAGFQPIPYLAVYAASKAFVISFSIGLWEECRDRNVCVMALCPGTTATELFDRAVAPEAALGKPRTAADVVKTALAGLDRKRSLVVDGLKNSLLSHGPRLIPRWFAAQCAGKAVRPRKAKGIS
- a CDS encoding beta-propeller fold lactonase family protein, whose amino-acid sequence is MSSMRWIMVLGCLLILSSSPSLRAQDSSTEDAAIESTTDRVGRTREDAIVTPVNQLLTPFGRQVELAGLRPQALALSPDGALLVASGKSSELIVIAPESGQILQRVLFPNEAQEQPPADVVSPNILAPDRGGQVSFTGLIFSPDGKQIFLSNVNGSIKVFTVSEATGTEAPSVKASHTIPLPPANAPRRRAEIPSGLAVTPDGSKLYVCGNLSNQLHEIELATGKTLRSIEVGAAPYDVVLAGHKAFVSNWAGRRPGSDAPKGPAGRGTEIRVDPVRHIASEGSVSIVKLNGEPETTELVVGLHASGLAVSPDGHYVVCANAGSDHLSIINVAEEKVVETVWAKAKPSDLFGASPNAITFHPSGETLYVANGTQNSIAVIEFDPEDKGETHLTGLIPVGWFPGAVVFDPHRNALYCANIKGLPMAPKKQAGGAEGYNTHHYHGSLSLMPLPDDEQLALLSELAARNMRRGAIAQAALPARPDQLPRPVPERIGEPSLIKHVVYVIKENRTYDQVFGALDKGVGRADLCIFGEEITPNQHKMVREFVLLDNTYCSGILSADGHQWSTTAFSTDYMEKSFAGFPRSYPDGMGIDDIDAIAYSPAGFLWDNALAHGISIRNYGEFMMPKVRWSDPQKKGVPDYLACYRTWKGESKEVIFESEPGIESIRPFSPTDYVGWEMAVPDQYRADFILKELEKYEAEGTFPQLVIICLPNDHTSGTSPGSPTPASCMADNDLAFARIVEGLSRSRFWKEMAIFGIEDDPQNGWDHVSGYRTTAYCISPYAKRGEVISTQYNTTSILRTMEQILGLPPMNQFDASATPMFDCFTETADLTPFTAVPNKVPLDQMNPKPNAIRNPILRDDAIESASLNFREIDKAPEDVLNRILWRSQKGTEVPYPEWAVTLVEDDDDDD